The Streptomyces sp. HUAS CB01 genome has a segment encoding these proteins:
- a CDS encoding MFS transporter produces the protein MSTTKTQPEQGELPEDTGAFAWLRALGPRGRRAFGGAFGGYALDSYDFFTLPLSMVAIAAYFSLDSGQTGLLTTVTLVVSAIGGALAGILADRIGRVRALMITVITYALFTVLCGFAPNYETLLVFRALQGLGFGGEWAVGAILVAEYATAKHRGRTLGAIQSAWAAGWALAVIVYTLVFQFLDADTAWRVMFWTGALPALLVVYVRRNVTDAPEAAERRRTSRDRGSFSAIFRKDLARTTVFAVLLSTGVQGGYYTLATWVPTYLKSERGLTVVGTGGYLAFLISGAFIGYLTGGYLTDVLGRKKNIALFAVLSAGCILAYTNIPSGADGLLLVLGFPLGFCMSAIFSGFGSFLAELYPTAVRGTGQGFTYNTGRAVGAFFPTLVGYLAGSWGVGGALVFGAVGYGLAVLALLGLPETRGRELV, from the coding sequence ATGAGCACGACCAAGACCCAGCCCGAGCAAGGCGAACTGCCCGAGGACACCGGCGCGTTCGCCTGGCTGCGCGCACTCGGACCGCGGGGCCGACGGGCCTTCGGCGGCGCGTTCGGCGGCTATGCGCTGGACTCCTACGACTTCTTCACGCTGCCGCTCAGCATGGTGGCGATCGCCGCCTACTTCAGCCTCGACAGCGGCCAGACCGGGCTGCTGACCACCGTCACGCTGGTCGTCTCCGCGATAGGCGGGGCGCTCGCCGGCATCCTCGCCGACCGCATAGGCCGCGTCCGGGCCCTGATGATCACGGTGATCACCTACGCCCTGTTCACCGTGCTGTGCGGTTTCGCGCCCAACTACGAGACGTTGCTGGTGTTCCGGGCACTCCAGGGCCTCGGCTTCGGCGGCGAGTGGGCCGTCGGCGCGATCCTCGTCGCCGAGTACGCCACGGCGAAGCACCGCGGCCGCACGCTCGGCGCGATCCAGAGCGCGTGGGCCGCCGGCTGGGCCCTGGCCGTGATCGTCTACACGCTGGTCTTCCAGTTCCTCGACGCCGACACGGCATGGCGCGTGATGTTCTGGACGGGTGCGCTGCCGGCCCTGCTCGTCGTGTACGTCCGCCGGAACGTGACGGACGCGCCCGAAGCCGCCGAGCGCCGCAGGACCAGCCGCGACCGGGGATCGTTCTCCGCGATCTTCCGCAAGGACCTGGCCCGGACGACGGTCTTCGCGGTGCTGCTGTCCACCGGTGTCCAGGGCGGCTATTACACGCTGGCGACCTGGGTGCCGACGTACCTCAAGTCGGAGCGGGGCCTCACGGTCGTGGGCACCGGCGGCTATCTGGCGTTCCTCATATCCGGGGCGTTCATCGGCTATCTGACGGGCGGGTACCTCACCGACGTCCTCGGCCGCAAGAAGAACATCGCGCTGTTCGCCGTGCTCTCCGCGGGCTGCATCCTGGCGTACACGAACATCCCGTCGGGCGCGGACGGCCTGCTGCTGGTGCTCGGGTTCCCGCTCGGGTTCTGCATGTCGGCCATCTTCAGCGGCTTCGGATCGTTCCTGGCGGAGCTCTACCCGACGGCCGTGCGCGGCACCGGCCAGGGCTTCACGTACAACACCGGCCGTGCGGTGGGGGCGTTCTTCCCCACCCTCGTCGGATACCTCGCCGGCAGCTGGGGGGTCGGCGGCGCCCTGGTCTTCGGCGCCGTGGGTTACGGACTGGCCGTCCTCGCGCTGCTGGGACTGCCGGAGACCCGCGGCCGCGAGCTCGTGTGA
- the glpK gene encoding glycerol kinase GlpK: MTDTSQKYVAAIDQGTTSSRCIIFDQDGAIVAVDQREHRQIFPKPGWVEHDATEIWSKVQAVVAGALAKAGLRAAQLSALGITNQRETTVLWDRSTGRPVHNAIVWQDTRTSALCAELGGADGQDRFRDTTGLPLASYFSGPKAAWLLDHVPGLRGRAERGEIAFGTVDSWLIWNLTGGTEGGVHVTDVTNASRTMLMNLETLQWDASVLAAMNVPEAVLPEIRSSAEVYGTAVGQLEGVPVASALGDQQAAVFGQACYDTGTAKNTYGTGSFLLLNTGGRPVPSKNGLITTLGYKIGDADPVYCLEGSIAITGALVQWFRDQLGIIRSADEIETLAASVEDNGGAYIVPAFSGLYAPYWRSDARGVITGLTRYVTKAHLARAVLEATSWQTREVVDAMYQDSGVPITTLKVDGGMTANRLLMQHQADVLGVPVIRPKVSETTCLGAAYAAGLATGVWGGLDELKAHWQRDVEWSPRMSADVRDREYDNWRRAVERSFGWEREDGA, encoded by the coding sequence ATGACGGACACCTCCCAGAAGTACGTCGCCGCCATCGACCAGGGCACCACGTCCAGCCGCTGCATCATCTTCGACCAGGACGGCGCGATCGTCGCCGTCGACCAGCGGGAGCACCGTCAGATCTTCCCCAAGCCGGGCTGGGTGGAGCACGACGCCACCGAGATCTGGTCCAAGGTGCAGGCCGTGGTCGCCGGAGCACTCGCCAAGGCGGGACTGCGTGCGGCGCAGCTCAGCGCCCTCGGCATCACCAACCAGCGCGAGACCACGGTGCTGTGGGACAGGTCGACCGGCAGGCCCGTGCACAACGCCATCGTCTGGCAGGACACCCGCACCTCGGCGCTCTGCGCCGAACTCGGCGGCGCCGACGGGCAGGACCGGTTCCGCGACACCACCGGCCTCCCGCTCGCCAGCTACTTCTCGGGCCCGAAGGCCGCCTGGCTGCTGGACCATGTGCCGGGGCTGCGCGGGCGGGCCGAACGGGGTGAAATCGCCTTCGGGACCGTCGACTCCTGGCTGATCTGGAATCTGACGGGCGGGACGGAAGGCGGCGTGCACGTCACGGACGTCACCAACGCCTCCCGCACCATGCTGATGAACCTGGAGACCCTCCAGTGGGACGCCTCCGTCCTCGCCGCGATGAACGTGCCGGAGGCGGTCCTGCCGGAGATCCGTTCCTCGGCGGAGGTCTACGGGACCGCCGTGGGCCAGCTGGAGGGCGTACCGGTCGCCTCCGCGCTCGGCGACCAGCAGGCCGCGGTCTTCGGCCAGGCCTGCTACGACACCGGAACGGCGAAGAACACGTACGGGACCGGCAGCTTCCTGCTGCTCAACACCGGCGGCCGGCCGGTGCCCTCCAAGAACGGGCTCATCACGACGCTCGGCTACAAGATCGGCGACGCCGACCCCGTGTACTGCCTCGAGGGCTCCATCGCGATCACGGGCGCCCTCGTGCAGTGGTTCCGCGACCAGCTCGGGATCATCCGCAGCGCGGACGAGATCGAGACCCTGGCCGCGAGCGTCGAGGACAACGGCGGCGCGTACATCGTGCCGGCCTTCTCCGGGCTGTACGCGCCGTACTGGCGCTCCGACGCCCGCGGGGTGATCACCGGTCTCACCCGGTACGTCACCAAGGCGCATCTCGCCCGCGCCGTGCTGGAGGCGACCAGCTGGCAGACGCGTGAGGTGGTGGACGCGATGTACCAGGACTCGGGGGTGCCGATCACCACGCTGAAGGTGGACGGCGGCATGACCGCGAACCGGCTGCTGATGCAGCACCAGGCCGATGTGCTGGGGGTACCGGTGATCCGGCCGAAGGTGTCCGAGACGACGTGTCTGGGCGCGGCGTACGCGGCCGGCCTCGCCACCGGGGTCTGGGGCGGGCTGGACGAGCTGAAGGCGCACTGGCAGCGCGACGTCGAGTGGTCGCCGCGGATGTCCGCGGACGTGCGCGACCGGGAGTACGACAACTGGCGCCGGGCCGTGGAGCGGAGCTTCGGCTGGGAGAGGGAGGACGGCGCATAG
- a CDS encoding LamB/YcsF family protein, with the protein MTWASIDLNADLGEGFGRWRLTDDEELLSVVTSANVACGFHAGDAATMRRVCALAAERGVRIGAQVSYRDLAGFGRRSMDVPADELAAEVAYQIGALEVFARAAGTRVSYVKPHGALYNRVVHDEQQAEAVVEGVMLTGERLPLLGLPGSTLHTMAEKAGLPVVTEAFADRAYTADGTLVPRGRDGAVLTDPDTVVERSVSMARFGVVTSRCGRPVGVRARSLCLHGDTEGAVALARRVRERLEESGVRVEAFV; encoded by the coding sequence ATGACCTGGGCCTCGATCGACCTCAACGCCGACCTCGGCGAGGGCTTCGGCCGCTGGCGGCTGACCGACGACGAGGAGCTGCTCTCCGTCGTCACCAGCGCCAACGTGGCCTGCGGCTTCCATGCCGGGGACGCGGCCACCATGCGCCGGGTGTGCGCTCTCGCGGCCGAGCGCGGGGTGCGGATCGGGGCCCAGGTCTCGTACCGCGATCTGGCCGGCTTCGGCCGGCGCTCCATGGACGTCCCGGCGGACGAGCTGGCCGCCGAAGTGGCCTACCAGATCGGCGCGCTGGAGGTCTTCGCCCGCGCCGCCGGGACACGTGTCTCGTACGTCAAACCGCACGGGGCGCTGTACAACCGCGTGGTCCACGACGAACAGCAGGCGGAGGCCGTGGTCGAGGGAGTGATGCTGACCGGCGAGCGGCTGCCGCTGCTGGGCCTGCCCGGCTCGACGCTCCACACGATGGCCGAGAAGGCCGGACTCCCGGTCGTCACCGAGGCGTTCGCGGACCGGGCCTACACGGCGGACGGCACCCTCGTGCCACGGGGGCGGGACGGTGCCGTGCTCACCGACCCGGACACGGTCGTGGAGCGCTCCGTGTCCATGGCCCGGTTCGGGGTCGTCACCTCGCGCTGCGGCAGGCCCGTGGGGGTCCGTGCGCGCTCGCTCTGCCTCCACGGCGACACGGAGGGCGCGGTGGCCCTCGCCCGCCGGGTCCGGGAGCGCCTGGAGGAGTCGGGCGTCCGGGTGGAGGCGTTCGTATGA
- a CDS encoding DUF742 domain-containing protein, whose amino-acid sequence MTDGRQQVRQAPRWYDDEAGPVVRPYAMTRGRTTSTTEHRLDLIALVVPEPAAHDPGRDQTLSPEHVEIVERCSTTPQSIAELATGLDLPVGVIRVLVGDLVDDALVHVTRPVPPAELPDVSILREVINGLRAL is encoded by the coding sequence ATGACTGACGGCAGACAGCAGGTCCGGCAAGCCCCCCGGTGGTACGACGACGAGGCCGGGCCGGTGGTCCGTCCGTACGCGATGACCCGTGGCCGGACCACGAGTACCACGGAGCACCGGCTCGACCTGATCGCGCTCGTCGTGCCCGAACCGGCCGCCCACGATCCCGGCCGGGACCAGACGCTCTCCCCGGAGCACGTGGAGATCGTCGAACGCTGCAGCACCACCCCTCAGTCGATAGCCGAGCTCGCCACGGGCCTGGACCTCCCCGTCGGGGTGATCCGGGTCCTCGTGGGCGACCTCGTCGACGACGCGCTGGTCCACGTGACCCGTCCCGTTCCGCCGGCCGAGCTGCCGGACGTCAGCATTCTCCGCGAGGTGATCAATGGTCTTCGGGCGCTCTAG
- a CDS encoding 5-oxoprolinase subunit B family protein, with product MRLLPVGERALLVELGSGEEAEALHAELLRRRAAGTLPPVREIVPAARTVLLDGVEEPERLAAELPRWSVPPLAAGSRAVTEIPVRYDGPDLEEVAALWGVSAADVAAVHAATEFHVAFCGFAPGFAYLTGLGAEFAVPRRVTPRTAVPAGAVALAGTYTGVYPRSSPGGWQLIGTTDAVLWDSAREPAALLSPGARVRFVPEAEGGR from the coding sequence ATGAGGCTGCTCCCCGTCGGTGAGCGGGCGCTGCTGGTGGAGCTCGGCAGCGGCGAGGAGGCGGAGGCGCTCCACGCCGAGCTGCTGCGCCGCCGCGCCGCGGGGACGCTGCCGCCGGTGCGGGAGATCGTCCCGGCGGCGCGGACCGTCCTCCTCGACGGCGTCGAGGAGCCGGAGCGGCTCGCCGCCGAGCTCCCCCGGTGGTCCGTCCCGCCGCTCGCCGCCGGCAGCCGGGCCGTGACGGAGATACCGGTGCGCTACGACGGCCCGGACCTCGAGGAGGTCGCCGCCCTGTGGGGGGTCTCGGCGGCGGACGTCGCCGCCGTCCACGCGGCGACCGAGTTCCATGTCGCCTTCTGCGGTTTCGCGCCGGGCTTCGCCTATCTCACGGGGCTCGGCGCGGAGTTCGCGGTGCCGCGGCGCGTCACGCCGCGCACGGCGGTGCCCGCCGGGGCGGTCGCGCTGGCGGGGACCTACACGGGCGTGTACCCCCGTTCCTCGCCCGGCGGCTGGCAGCTGATAGGGACGACGGACGCGGTCCTGTGGGACTCCGCGAGGGAGCCGGCGGCGCTGCTCTCCCCCGGCGCACGGGTGCGGTTCGTGCCCGAGGCCGAGGGGGGCCGATGA
- a CDS encoding roadblock/LC7 domain-containing protein: MTAPNAAAPDTTRNGELNWLLDELVERVGSIRKALVLSGDGLATGASKDLTREDGEHLAAVASGFHSLAKGVGRHFDAGRVRQTVVELEDAFLFVTAAGDGSCLAVLSDADSDVGLVAYEMTLMVKRVGAHLATAPRSGLSAGG, translated from the coding sequence ATGACCGCACCGAACGCCGCAGCACCCGACACGACCAGGAACGGCGAGCTCAACTGGCTCCTCGACGAACTGGTCGAACGGGTCGGTTCCATCCGCAAGGCCCTCGTCCTCTCCGGCGACGGCCTCGCCACCGGTGCCTCCAAGGACCTCACCCGTGAGGACGGGGAGCACCTCGCAGCCGTGGCCTCCGGGTTCCACAGCCTCGCCAAGGGCGTGGGCCGCCACTTCGACGCCGGCCGGGTGCGCCAGACCGTCGTCGAGCTCGAGGACGCCTTCCTCTTCGTCACCGCCGCGGGCGACGGCAGCTGCCTCGCCGTCCTGTCCGACGCCGACTCGGACGTCGGTCTGGTGGCCTACGAGATGACGCTCATGGTCAAGCGCGTCGGCGCCCACCTCGCGACGGCACCCCGGTCCGGGCTCTCCGCCGGAGGGTGA
- a CDS encoding biotin-dependent carboxyltransferase family protein: MTDLALVVVRAGALTTVQDLGRPGYAHLGVPRSGALDPSALRLVNRLVGNPGHAAVLETTLTGCAVRPRGEVTVAVGGAPCPVRVGGRPVAWGAPVRVRAGQLLEVGAAVRGVRSYVGFAGGIAPEPVLGSRSTDLLSGLGPAPLCDGAVLPLGRPAGPPARVDGSPWPGPPSELVLRVRFGPRDDWFTEGARRTLATGGYRVSAASNRIGLRTEGPALERAFHGELPSEGMVLGAVQVPPDGRPVVFLADHPTTGGYPVVAVVRESDLAAAAQAAPGTPVRFVPAG; the protein is encoded by the coding sequence ATGACCGACCTCGCCCTCGTCGTGGTGCGGGCCGGGGCTCTGACGACCGTTCAGGACCTCGGCCGCCCGGGGTACGCGCACCTGGGCGTGCCCCGCTCCGGAGCGCTCGATCCGTCCGCGCTGCGGCTGGTCAACCGGCTCGTGGGCAATCCCGGGCACGCGGCGGTGCTCGAGACGACGCTCACCGGCTGCGCGGTGCGGCCCCGCGGAGAGGTGACCGTGGCGGTCGGCGGCGCCCCGTGCCCCGTGCGGGTCGGGGGCCGGCCCGTGGCCTGGGGGGCACCGGTGCGGGTCCGGGCCGGGCAGTTGCTGGAGGTGGGTGCGGCGGTCCGGGGCGTACGGAGCTACGTGGGGTTCGCCGGAGGCATCGCGCCGGAACCGGTGCTGGGCAGCCGCTCGACCGACCTGCTCTCCGGTCTCGGGCCGGCACCCCTCTGCGACGGTGCGGTCCTTCCCCTGGGCCGGCCCGCCGGCCCGCCCGCGCGCGTGGACGGCTCGCCCTGGCCCGGCCCGCCGTCCGAGCTGGTGCTGCGGGTGCGGTTCGGCCCGCGCGACGACTGGTTCACCGAAGGGGCACGCCGGACACTGGCCACCGGTGGCTACCGGGTGTCGGCGGCGAGCAACCGCATCGGGCTGCGGACGGAGGGGCCGGCGCTGGAGCGGGCCTTCCACGGCGAACTGCCCAGCGAGGGCATGGTGCTCGGCGCGGTGCAGGTCCCACCGGACGGCCGCCCGGTGGTGTTCCTCGCGGACCATCCCACCACCGGCGGCTATCCGGTGGTGGCCGTCGTCCGCGAGAGCGACCTCGCGGCGGCGGCCCAGGCGGCCCCGGGCACGCCGGTGCGCTTCGTCCCGGCAGGATGA
- a CDS encoding GntR family transcriptional regulator — translation MGTTGSELGELAGDRRLLGRTSTAERVADILRTRIAEGFFPPGARLSEDSIGGALGVSRNTLREAFRLLTHERLLVHELNRGVFVRVLTVEDVEDIYRTRRLVECAVVRGLGTPPFGLDGLRSAVTAGERSAREEHWPGVSTANIHFHRELVGLARSARTDELMRGVLAELRLVFHVVDDPRGLHEPYLVRNREILEALKAGRSDDAERLLADYLDDSRARLVEVYGGLVADGDTAER, via the coding sequence GTGGGCACGACGGGTTCCGAGCTCGGTGAACTGGCCGGTGACCGCCGGCTCCTGGGCCGCACGAGCACCGCGGAGCGGGTCGCGGACATCCTGCGCACCCGGATCGCGGAGGGCTTCTTCCCGCCGGGGGCGCGGCTCTCGGAGGACAGCATCGGCGGGGCCCTCGGCGTCTCGCGGAACACGCTGCGCGAGGCGTTCCGGCTGCTGACGCACGAGCGGCTGCTGGTCCACGAGCTCAACCGCGGGGTGTTCGTCCGGGTCCTCACGGTCGAGGACGTCGAGGACATCTACCGCACCCGCCGGCTCGTCGAGTGCGCCGTCGTCCGAGGGCTCGGCACGCCGCCGTTCGGGCTCGACGGGCTGCGCTCCGCGGTGACCGCCGGTGAGCGGTCGGCCCGAGAGGAGCACTGGCCGGGCGTGTCCACCGCCAACATCCACTTCCACCGCGAACTGGTCGGGCTCGCCCGCAGCGCCCGCACCGACGAACTGATGCGCGGCGTCCTCGCCGAACTGCGCCTCGTCTTCCACGTCGTGGACGACCCCCGAGGGCTCCATGAGCCGTATCTCGTACGAAACCGGGAGATTCTGGAAGCGCTGAAGGCGGGCAGGAGCGACGACGCCGAGCGGCTCCTCGCCGACTACCTCGACGACTCCCGCGCCCGGCTCGTCGAGGTGTACGGGGGGCTGGTGGCGGACGGCGACACGGCGGAGCGCTGA
- a CDS encoding nitrate- and nitrite sensing domain-containing protein — MRFRGKSIRRKIVALLLVPLVSLTALWGFATALTGREAKQLLDAGYIFEKVGLPLEDTVRVIQKERRQTLVYLADPRAADSLIALRGQRSQTDRAVAEIRASAQDSGVRNSLSPDASRRLDRLVDALDGLGSLRRNVEQSAITRAQALEFYNRLVDPCYGFLTSLNGLESVELEKQGRALVGVVRARELLSREDALVTSSLVAGKVTAEEIRAVTDLVANRKLMYEISLEVLPASEREIVEQYWGSPDTQPLRETEEKLLAAGPTGKPRVVDAERWQQLAGPVLDDLARQSSEAGDRYQDRVEPAAYGVLVKAGIAGVLGFLALLVSLVVSVRIGRDLARALSRLRKEAHEVSGVRLPSVMRRLAAGESVDVETEAPHLEYDKDEIGQVGQALSTLQRAAVEAAVKQADMRRGVSEVFVNLARRNQVLLHRQLTLLDTMERRTEDTEELADLFRLDHLTTRMRRHAEGLVILSGAAPSRQWRKPIQLMDVVRAAVAEVEDYERIEVRRLARVGVAGPAVSDLTHLIAELLENATVFSPPHTGVQVHGERVANGFTLEIHDRGLGMTPEALLDANLRLAETPEFELSDTDRLGLFVVSRLAQRQNVRVSLQQSPYGGTTAIVFVPAALLTDAPDTEGTGFRLDRKNTLGARESSGRRAEAGRLAALSQVPAGLTGPAVLDGPVELEAPVDSLGFEDRPALGGRADRIDTAEPINAVPDTTADIEDTESERGGLFRARDFLRAPDEQHQQTSDQAPERPRNGPRRASRGPVPLPRRKPPTLVADNGRRIDERGRSHPLPGPGRDEPEAPGPRPDSAHAAPAAGPPTAPVPLPLRSRPSRGTGESGRSGDASPRAGGPADGSGGGASAIRPARGSSGPTVGGLPRRVRQASLAPQLRETSGTRAAATRTEAEDAQDFERDAEQVRDRMASLQRGWQRGRRQNAEDATGHGETAPGTTPEGDGR, encoded by the coding sequence ATGCGCTTTCGCGGGAAGTCCATCCGCCGGAAGATCGTGGCGTTGCTGCTTGTGCCGCTCGTCTCCCTGACCGCGCTGTGGGGGTTCGCGACCGCACTGACCGGCCGTGAGGCAAAGCAACTGCTGGACGCCGGGTACATCTTCGAGAAGGTCGGCCTTCCCCTCGAGGACACGGTCCGCGTCATCCAGAAGGAGCGCCGCCAGACCCTCGTCTACCTCGCCGACCCCCGTGCGGCCGACTCCCTGATCGCCCTGCGCGGCCAGCGGTCGCAGACCGACCGGGCGGTGGCCGAAATACGTGCCAGCGCCCAGGACTCCGGGGTCCGGAACTCCCTCAGCCCGGACGCCTCCCGGCGCCTCGACCGGCTCGTCGACGCGCTCGACGGACTCGGCTCCCTGCGTCGGAACGTCGAGCAGAGCGCCATCACCCGCGCCCAGGCGCTGGAGTTCTACAACCGTCTCGTCGACCCCTGCTACGGCTTCCTCACCTCCCTCAACGGCCTGGAGAGCGTCGAACTGGAGAAGCAGGGCCGCGCCCTCGTCGGTGTCGTGCGAGCCCGGGAACTGCTCTCCCGCGAGGACGCGCTCGTCACCTCGTCGCTGGTCGCGGGCAAGGTCACGGCCGAGGAGATCCGCGCCGTCACCGATCTCGTCGCCAACCGCAAGCTCATGTACGAGATCAGTCTCGAGGTCCTGCCGGCCTCCGAGCGCGAGATCGTCGAGCAGTACTGGGGCAGCCCCGACACCCAGCCCCTGCGCGAGACCGAGGAGAAGCTGCTCGCCGCGGGCCCCACCGGCAAGCCGCGCGTCGTGGACGCCGAGCGGTGGCAGCAGCTGGCCGGGCCCGTCCTGGACGACCTGGCCCGCCAGTCCAGCGAGGCGGGCGACCGCTACCAGGACCGCGTGGAGCCCGCGGCGTACGGAGTCCTCGTCAAGGCGGGCATCGCCGGCGTCCTGGGATTCCTGGCCCTGCTGGTCTCCCTCGTCGTCTCCGTGCGGATCGGCCGCGACCTCGCGCGTGCGCTGTCCCGGCTGCGCAAGGAGGCCCACGAGGTCTCCGGCGTCCGCCTTCCCAGCGTGATGCGCCGGCTCGCCGCGGGGGAGAGCGTGGACGTGGAGACCGAGGCACCCCACCTCGAGTACGACAAGGACGAGATCGGTCAGGTCGGCCAGGCGCTCAGCACCCTCCAGCGGGCCGCCGTCGAGGCCGCGGTCAAGCAGGCCGACATGCGCCGCGGAGTCTCCGAGGTCTTCGTGAACCTCGCCCGCCGCAACCAGGTCCTGCTCCACCGCCAGCTCACCCTCCTCGACACGATGGAACGCCGCACGGAGGACACCGAGGAACTGGCGGACCTGTTCCGGCTGGACCACCTCACCACCCGTATGCGCCGGCACGCGGAGGGCCTGGTGATCCTCTCCGGCGCGGCCCCCTCCCGTCAGTGGCGCAAGCCGATCCAGCTCATGGACGTCGTGCGGGCCGCCGTCGCCGAGGTCGAGGACTACGAGCGGATCGAGGTCCGGCGGCTGGCGCGCGTCGGCGTGGCCGGTCCCGCGGTCTCCGACCTCACCCACCTCATCGCCGAACTGCTGGAGAACGCCACGGTGTTCTCACCCCCGCACACCGGGGTGCAGGTGCACGGCGAGCGTGTCGCCAACGGCTTCACCCTGGAGATCCACGACCGGGGCCTCGGCATGACCCCCGAGGCGCTGCTCGACGCCAACCTCCGGCTGGCGGAGACACCCGAGTTCGAGCTCTCGGACACCGACAGGCTCGGCCTGTTCGTCGTCAGCCGGCTGGCCCAGCGGCAGAACGTGCGCGTCTCCCTGCAGCAGTCCCCGTACGGAGGGACCACGGCGATCGTGTTCGTCCCGGCCGCGCTGCTCACCGACGCCCCCGACACCGAGGGCACCGGGTTCCGCCTCGACCGCAAGAACACCCTGGGCGCACGCGAGAGTTCCGGCCGTCGCGCCGAGGCCGGCCGCCTCGCCGCCCTCTCGCAGGTTCCCGCGGGCCTCACGGGCCCCGCGGTGCTCGACGGACCCGTCGAACTCGAGGCGCCCGTCGACAGCCTGGGATTCGAGGACCGGCCGGCGCTGGGCGGCCGGGCCGACCGCATCGACACGGCCGAGCCGATCAACGCCGTGCCCGACACCACGGCCGACATCGAGGACACCGAGAGCGAGCGGGGCGGACTGTTCCGGGCCCGGGACTTCCTGCGCGCGCCCGACGAGCAGCACCAGCAGACCTCCGACCAGGCGCCGGAGCGCCCGAGGAACGGCCCTCGCCGGGCGTCCAGGGGCCCCGTGCCCCTGCCGCGCCGCAAGCCGCCGACCCTGGTCGCGGACAACGGACGCCGGATCGACGAGCGGGGCCGCTCGCACCCGCTGCCCGGCCCCGGCAGGGACGAACCGGAAGCCCCGGGCCCGCGCCCGGACTCCGCCCACGCCGCCCCGGCGGCGGGTCCGCCCACCGCTCCGGTCCCGCTCCCGCTGCGCAGCAGGCCGTCCCGCGGCACCGGCGAGTCCGGGCGGTCCGGCGACGCGTCCCCGCGGGCGGGCGGGCCGGCGGACGGCTCCGGCGGCGGAGCGAGCGCCATCCGCCCGGCGCGCGGTTCCTCGGGCCCCACGGTCGGGGGACTGCCTCGCCGGGTCCGCCAGGCCAGCCTCGCCCCGCAGCTGCGCGAGACCTCCGGCACCCGTGCCGCCGCCACGCGCACCGAGGCGGAGGACGCCCAGGACTTCGAACGCGACGCGGAACAAGTACGCGACCGCATGGCCTCGCTGCAACGCGGCTGGCAGCGCGGACGACGCCAGAACGCCGAGGATGCCACCGGCCACGGCGAGACAGCACCAGGAACGACACCGGAGGGGGACGGTCGATGA
- a CDS encoding GTP-binding protein: MVFGRSSRRETPVEPVTLKILVAGGFGVGKTTLVGAVSEIKPLRTEETLSEAGRPVDDLDGVESKNTTTVAMDFGRITLREDLVLYLFGTPGQDRFWFLWDELAQGALGAVVLADTRRLEDSFAAIDYFERRGIPFTVGVNCFEGADEYPQETVRAALDLDPEVPLMMCDARDRESVKAVLVAVVEHALVRSTREREPAAT, translated from the coding sequence ATGGTCTTCGGGCGCTCTAGCCGACGGGAGACGCCGGTGGAGCCGGTGACACTGAAGATCCTTGTGGCCGGCGGCTTCGGGGTCGGCAAGACGACCCTCGTGGGCGCGGTCAGCGAGATCAAGCCGCTCCGTACCGAGGAGACGCTCAGCGAGGCCGGCCGGCCCGTGGACGACCTCGACGGGGTGGAGTCCAAGAACACCACGACCGTCGCCATGGACTTCGGCCGCATCACGCTGCGCGAGGACCTCGTGCTCTACCTCTTCGGTACCCCCGGTCAGGACCGCTTCTGGTTCCTCTGGGACGAGTTGGCCCAGGGTGCGCTCGGCGCGGTCGTGCTCGCCGACACCCGCCGTCTGGAGGACTCCTTCGCCGCGATCGACTACTTCGAGCGGCGCGGTATCCCGTTCACCGTGGGTGTCAACTGCTTCGAGGGCGCGGACGAGTACCCCCAGGAGACCGTGCGGGCGGCCCTCGACCTCGACCCCGAGGTACCGCTCATGATGTGCGACGCCCGCGACCGGGAGTCCGTCAAGGCGGTGCTGGTCGCGGTGGTGGAGCACGCCCTGGTGCGGTCCACCAGGGAGCGGGAGCCCGCGGCGACCTGA